CTATCTTGTCTTTAAGCTCAAGGATGATACGTTCCGCCGTCCTTTTACCGATTCCCGGTACCACCGTCAGCAGCTCGGCGCTACCGCCGGCAATGGCCATGCTCGCCTGTTCCACGCTCATCGTGGAGAGCACCGCCAGCGCGAGCCGGGGCCCCAGTCCGGAAACGCCAATCAGGATATGAAACAGTTCCCGTTCCTCGGTGCTGGCAAAACCGTAAAGGGCGACGTTGTCCTCTCTCAATACCAGGTGGGTGTGAAGGTGTACTGCTGTGCCGGTATTGCCCAGTGTACTCAGTGTGGAAGCAGGCATATATACCTGAAAACCTACCCCGTTAACGTTGATTATCCCCCCGTCGACTCCCACCGTTTCC
This sequence is a window from Dehalococcoidales bacterium. Protein-coding genes within it:
- the ruvA gene encoding Holliday junction branch migration protein RuvA, with the translated sequence MIASLHGILETVGVDGGIINVNGVGFQVYMPASTLSTLGNTGTAVHLHTHLVLREDNVALYGFASTEERELFHILIGVSGLGPRLALAVLSTMSVEQASMAIAGGSAELLTVVPGIGKRTAERIILELKDKIGAALITAPTAHLARENSDVLAVLTSLGYSVTEAVRAVATLPASELSLEEKVKLALGYFGGK